In Syntrophotaleaceae bacterium, the DNA window TCCACTCCCTGCGCGGACTCGAAAACAGTCTTTACTCGATTATGCGAAAGAAAGGGATATCCTCCCTCGGCACCGAGTGCCTGAAGGATTCCGAGGCGGCCTCCATCAAACGCACCCTGGTGCAGCACCGCTGGAATATCACCGAGGCCGCCCGAGCCCTCGGCATTGCACGGAATACCCTGCATCGGAAGATCAAGAAGTACAACCTGCATAATCAGTAGGATGTTGAACAATGGGACCTATAGGACCTATACGTCCTATAGGTCCCATTTATTTATTGGAGAAAAACGCCATGAATCACGCCAAGTCCGCAGCTCTTTTCGGCCGTGCCCGCCAGGTAATTCCCGGGGGGGTCAACAGCCCGGTCCGGGCTTTCCGGTCGGTTGGCTGCGATCCGCTTTTCATCAGCAGCGCCTCCGGCAGCAAGATCACGGATGTGGACGGGAATGTTTTTGTCGATTATGTCGGCTCCTGGGGACCGATGATTCTCGGTCACAGTCATCCAAAGGTTGTTGAAGCCATCGCCCAAGCTGCTGCATGCGGCGCCTCTTTCGGCGCGCCGACGGAGGTAGAAATTAAATTGGCGGAAATGGTGCGGAAGGCGTTCCCGCAGATGGAGCGGCTGAGAATGGTTTCCTCGGGAACCGAGGCGACCATGAGCGCCATCCGGTTGGCCCGGGGTTTTACCGGCCGGGATAAAATTCTCAAATTTGAAGGCTGCTATCACGGACACGCAGACAGTCTGCTGGTCAAGGCCGGCAGCGGCGCCGCGACTTTCGGGGTTCCGACCTCGCCGGGCGTGCCGGCCGATTTCGCCCGCCATACACTGACAGCCGGCTTCAACGATCTCGACCAGGTCAGAGAACTGGCGGCCGCCCATCGGGGGCAACTGGCCGCCATCATTCTCGAACCGGTGGCCGGAAACATGGGGTGCGTGCCGCCTCTGCCCGGATTTCTCCAAGGGTTGCGGGAGCTTTGCGACAGCGAGGAGATCCTGCTGATCGTCGACGAGGTGATGACCGGTTTCAGGCTCGCCTATGGCGGAGCCCAGCAGCTTTACGGGGTACTCGGCGATCTGGTCTGTCTCGGCAAGATTCTCGGTGGAGGATTGCCGGTCGGCGCCTTTGGCGGCAGGCAGGATATCATGGCCCGGCTGGCCCCGGAAGGGCCGGTCTATCAGGCCGGAACCCTTTCGGGCAATCCCCTGGCCATGAGCGCCGGGCTCGCCACCTTGGAGTTGCTGCAGGAGGATGGCTTCTACGAACGGCTGGAAGAAAAGAGCGCCTACCTCGAAAAGGGGCTGCGGCAGGCCGCCTCGGAATGCAGTCGGCCCACCTGCCTGCAGCGGGTCGGATCGATGCTGTGCACCTACTTCCACCCCGGCCCGGTGCACTCCTTTGCCGATGCGGCGAAGAGCGATACCGAAACTTTCGGCCGTTTCTTCCGCGCCATGCTCGAGAACGGCATCAACCTGGCACCTTCCCAGTTCGAAGCCGGCTTCGTCAGCATCGCTCACAGCCAGGAGGACCTGGACCGTACTATCGATGTGGCCCGGCGAGCCTTCCGCAGCCTCTAACCCAGAAAGCTTTTCACCACATGTACGCTTCGCTCACTAGAGGACACAGAGCTCTGTGGTGAGAGCTTTTGGCTTGTTACGGCCCATCCGGCCCGCGCCCGCTGCCGTCCCGGTCACTGAAACGGACCAGCCAGGCGGCCACCCGTCCCCAGAACCATTCCCGCAAACGCCGGGTCCAACCCCGACGGCCCCACTCCTGACCTAAGATTTCCCGGCTTTGGGCAAACTCTTCATGGAACATCCTTTCCACCTGCAAAGCCAGATCCTCATCCCGGGCCTCCTGATTGGCCTCCAGGTTCCAGCGATAGTTCCAGCCGTCGGCGTTGCAGGAACCGGTGCTGACCCAGGCATCGCACAACAGCATCTTGGTATGCAGAAAGCGGGGCTGGTATTCGAAGATCCGTACCCCGTTGACCAGCATCCGGTGATAGAATCGTCCTCCCATTATCCGCACCGCCGGGTGATCCGTGTAAGGCCCGGGTAAAAGCAGGCGGACATCCCGGCCTTGCCGCGCCTGCCTGCGCAAGGCCCTGCGCAGCTTCCAGGGGGGCACGAAGTAGGGGGTGGCCAGCCAGATGCGCTGTTTGGCCCGTCTTACCAGCCGGATATAGGAGCGCATGATCTCCGAGCTGCCCACCCTCCGTCCGGCCGTCACACGGCCGAGGGTTTCGGGGTTCTGCGGCTGCGCAGGTTTCACAGGACCGGGGTCGAGGGACCTTTCCGCCCAGCGGTTCCAGGTCTGGGTGAACAGATGCCGCCAATCCCGAAGGCTGGGACCGCTGATGGCCAACATGGTATCCTGCCAATGGGACGGGTTCAGCGAGGGATCGAAGGAGTCGGTGATGCCCGCTCCCCCCGTAAAGGCCACCCGATCGTCAACCAGAAGCAGTTTACGGTGGTTGCGCAGCAGATTGTGGGACCAGCGCTTCAATCCCAGAGGATTGTAAAAAGTCAGCTCGACGCCCCCCGCCACCAGTTGCTGCCGATCGCTTTTGCGCAAGGCAAGGGCGCCGTAAGCATCCAGCATCAGGCAGACCCTGACATTGCGTTGGACGGCATCCACCAACAACCGGATGAAACGATCGGCCACTCCGCCGGATTCGAAAAGATACATCTCCAGCAGCACCTGACATTCGGCCTCGGCAATGCTCTTTTCCATTTCCGGGAAAAATTCCCCGCCTCCCACCAGTAATCGATATGTGTCACCCCGGCGTTGAGGATAGCGATATTTTCGCATGCTGGAAATCCGCTCGACTCAATGTGTTCCGGCGGTAACGGTATCGGAGTCGAAAAAAGACTGCCCGAAACCGTCGCCGCCCGCTATCGATCATTCATCGGACATCTTGCCCAAAGTGCCTAATCAGGTTACCTGATTTTTGCCCGTCCATTTCAATGGAAAGCATGACCGGAAGTTATTTCTTTTCGCCGGTCATGAATAAAAAATACCGGCGACCGCCCCCGTCATGCAGGTGGCCAGGGTTCCCGCCACAATCGACTTCACTCCCAGGGCGGTTATCTCCGTTCTCCGCTCCGGCACCATGGTTCCGAGACCACCCAGCATGATTCCCAGGGACCCGAAATTCGCGAATCCGCAGAGAGCATACATCATCATCAGCCGGCTGCGAGGGCTTAACGCTCCCGGCGGCAGAGCGGCAAGATCGAGGTAAGCGATCAATTCGTTGAGGATGGTTTTGGTGCCGAGCAGAGCGCCGGCAGCAAGGGCTTCCGACCAGGGAACCCCGATCAGCCAGGCAAGAGGCGCCAGCAGCCAGCCAAGCAGTCGCTGCAGGGTCAGCGGAGCTCCGGCTACGGAAGGCAGCAGTCCAAGCAGCTCGTTGGACAGGTGGACCAGGGCGACAAGGACAATGAGCAGAGCGACAATGTTGAGCAGAAGCTTGAGACCTTCGATCGTGCCGCGGGTCACCGCATCCATGGTCCCGGAGGCCGGTTCGATTTCGGCCAGTCCGCCATTGGTGGCCGGTTCCAGAGGCGGAATCATCATTTGAGCTACGACGATGGCAGCGGGAGCACTGATCAGGGAAGCGGTCAGAATATGGCCGAGGGCGTCGGGGATCGCCGGCTGCAGAACCCGGGCGTACAGGACCAGGACGGTTCCGGCAATGGTGCTCATCCCGCAGGCCATGACGGTAAAGAGTTCGCTGCGGGACATGCGTTGCAGATAAGGGCGTATCAGCAGGGGCGCTTCAACCATGCCGACGAAAACATTGGCCGAGGCGGCTACAGCCACCGCCCCACCTACAGTCAGCACCCGTCTCAGCAGCCAGGAAAAAATCCCCACCACTCTCTGCAGAATCCCCCAGTGAAACAGCAGAGCCGATAGAGCGCTGACCACCAGCACCAGGGGCAGAGCCCGAAAGGCCAGGATGAAAGACATCCCGGAAACCGCTTCCACATAAGGCAGGGGAGCGCCGCCAAGAAAACCGAACACCAGGCTGGTTCCTGCCGTGGCGGCCCGATCCAGGGCGAGGATGGCTTCGTTCAGGACGAGAAAAAAACTGCGACAGGCTGGCACCTTGAAAAGCACAAGGGCTATTCCGAGTTGTAAAAGCACCCCCAGGCCTGCGGTTCTGACCGGAATTCGTCGACGATTTTCGCTGAGCAGCCAGGCGACGGCCAGCAGCCCGAGCAGCCCGGCAAGGCTGCGCCACACCTCCATCAGGTTCCCTCCCTGTAACAGCTTTGCAGCTCAATGCACGAACAGTTTTCCCGTCTCAGCCCAGGCCGATCACCAACAGGTTGATCAGGCCGATCAAAGCGCCCAGGAGGGCTCCAAACAGATTGATATACTTGAACTGTTCCTTCATGATGCCCATCAGCAGGTTTTCCACCTTGAGGATGTCCAGGCTGTTGACCTTTTCCTCCACCACCCGCTGGATGTTGAGGGTTTCCACCAGCGGCGGAACTTCCTTCTTGAGAATTTCGCAGAGCTGCTGGAACAGCCCCTCCTGTAGCTCCATCTGTACATCGGCCGAAACCCGCGACGAAAGCCGGCCAAGAGGGTGCCGGAACAACCAGTGTTCAGCCTTGTCCGCCAGGAGCCTGTCCATTCCCTGGCGCAGAGCCGGGCTGCGGATGGCTTCCAGCAGACGGGCGGCCAGCATCTCCCGGGCCCGATCAAGCCCTCCGGAGGGCAGCACCTGCTCGAGCATTTCGCCGAAGGAGCGGTCCTTTACGGCGTCGAACCCCCTGTTCAGGAGACCCTGCAGGGTCTGCACGGCCGAAGGGCCCTGCACCCAGGCTACCGCCCTCGAGCGGATATAGCGGCGCACCCCGGAGACCTTTTCGTAGGGAACACCCTGAACATAGCTTTTCAACGGACGATCCAGCAGGTTTTCCACCCTTCTGCGGAGCAGTTCCGCCACCTGTTGCTGGGTCTTTTCCTCCCGCAGCCAGGCCGCGATCTCCTCCCCGGCCTGATCCAGGAAGCCGGGAAT includes these proteins:
- a CDS encoding nucleoside transporter C-terminal domain-containing protein, with the translated sequence MEVWRSLAGLLGLLAVAWLLSENRRRIPVRTAGLGVLLQLGIALVLFKVPACRSFFLVLNEAILALDRAATAGTSLVFGFLGGAPLPYVEAVSGMSFILAFRALPLVLVVSALSALLFHWGILQRVVGIFSWLLRRVLTVGGAVAVAASANVFVGMVEAPLLIRPYLQRMSRSELFTVMACGMSTIAGTVLVLYARVLQPAIPDALGHILTASLISAPAAIVVAQMMIPPLEPATNGGLAEIEPASGTMDAVTRGTIEGLKLLLNIVALLIVLVALVHLSNELLGLLPSVAGAPLTLQRLLGWLLAPLAWLIGVPWSEALAAGALLGTKTILNELIAYLDLAALPPGALSPRSRLMMMYALCGFANFGSLGIMLGGLGTMVPERRTEITALGVKSIVAGTLATCMTGAVAGIFYS
- the hemL gene encoding glutamate-1-semialdehyde 2,1-aminomutase, which produces MNHAKSAALFGRARQVIPGGVNSPVRAFRSVGCDPLFISSASGSKITDVDGNVFVDYVGSWGPMILGHSHPKVVEAIAQAAACGASFGAPTEVEIKLAEMVRKAFPQMERLRMVSSGTEATMSAIRLARGFTGRDKILKFEGCYHGHADSLLVKAGSGAATFGVPTSPGVPADFARHTLTAGFNDLDQVRELAAAHRGQLAAIILEPVAGNMGCVPPLPGFLQGLRELCDSEEILLIVDEVMTGFRLAYGGAQQLYGVLGDLVCLGKILGGGLPVGAFGGRQDIMARLAPEGPVYQAGTLSGNPLAMSAGLATLELLQEDGFYERLEEKSAYLEKGLRQAASECSRPTCLQRVGSMLCTYFHPGPVHSFADAAKSDTETFGRFFRAMLENGINLAPSQFEAGFVSIAHSQEDLDRTIDVARRAFRSL
- a CDS encoding phosphatidylserine/phosphatidylglycerophosphate/cardiolipin synthase family protein; the protein is MRKYRYPQRRGDTYRLLVGGGEFFPEMEKSIAEAECQVLLEMYLFESGGVADRFIRLLVDAVQRNVRVCLMLDAYGALALRKSDRQQLVAGGVELTFYNPLGLKRWSHNLLRNHRKLLLVDDRVAFTGGAGITDSFDPSLNPSHWQDTMLAISGPSLRDWRHLFTQTWNRWAERSLDPGPVKPAQPQNPETLGRVTAGRRVGSSEIMRSYIRLVRRAKQRIWLATPYFVPPWKLRRALRRQARQGRDVRLLLPGPYTDHPAVRIMGGRFYHRMLVNGVRIFEYQPRFLHTKMLLCDAWVSTGSCNADGWNYRWNLEANQEARDEDLALQVERMFHEEFAQSREILGQEWGRRGWTRRLREWFWGRVAAWLVRFSDRDGSGRGPDGP